From Vanessa cardui chromosome 11, ilVanCard2.1, whole genome shotgun sequence, the proteins below share one genomic window:
- the LOC124533483 gene encoding TOX high mobility group box family member 4-like isoform X8 — MMNPAQDGLAPPGGAPSYQQPLYLQEPHTPVTSHSNAAAPAGNYMIQQQPGGQQQLLMLQPTQVMSGPPTPSTPTQPGPVYGSPQRASPPGTTSDDSDDSVPSHHSQLPGDAESLLPIHYCSASRQQQTTLHQIGVSNMGVKRSSPEPMDNGVTRGQMQKKPKVQKKKKKRDPNEPQKPVSAYALFFRDTQAAIKGQNPNASFGEVSKIVASMWDGLDSEHKSVYKQKTEVAKKEYLKALAAYRASLVSKGGEQENQIMYNHSNANANYGTYYQGQQYGNGHAPQAYAPNTTPQGYTPQSFPGGQPPPSYAGAPPQGYPTNAQPSPQGYQANMGHNPQNYQGVPGQSPQGYQVNPANPNQSCQPNMAQSPRSYQPAQSPNYAANSGLSPPAYRQVQSQSPPVQSVHAAMQYHHSQQMQQAHQVQQYQQQQSNQHQQQPQMQHQQQAQQPLQHQQTSQQQQNQQQTQHHQQSQPLQQTQQQNQNSGLKSEQPSNNKANSNSGMPHQSPEQNENGSTPSCIRQGCTNPAISNSEWEDEYCSNECVVSHCRDVFSSWVASNTNNQMQNFSAVK, encoded by the exons ATGATGAACCCGGCTCAAGATGGATTAGCTCCGCCGGGTGGTGCTCCTTCATATCAACAACCATTATACTTACAAGAACCACATACGCCTGTCACATCTCACAG TAACGCTGCTGCCCCAGCAGGTAATTATATGATCCAGCAACAGCCTGGTGGTCAACAACAGTTGCTCATGCTTCAACCAACTCAAGTTATGAGTGGTCCACCAACACCAAGCACTCCAACCCAGCCTGGACCAGTTTATGGATCACCACAGAGAGCCTCACCACCAGGGACTACAAGTGATGACTCCGATGATAGTGTGCCTTCACATCATTctcaa TTGCCTGGTGATGCGGAAAGCCTTCTGCCTATCCATTATTGCTCAGCGAGCCGGCAGCAACAAACTACGCTTCATCAG ATTGGTGTTAGCAACATGGGTGTTAAAAGATCCTCACCAGAGCCAATGGATAATGGAGTAACCCGTGGACAAATGCAGAAAAAGCCTAAAGtgcagaaaaagaaaaaaaagagagATCCAAATGAACCACAAAA ACCTGTATCGGCATATGCTCTATTTTTCCGAGACACACAAGCAGCTATAAAAGGACAAAACCCAAATGCAAGTTTTGGTGAAGTTTCTAAAATTGTTGCATCCATGTGGGATGGCTTAGACTCTGAGCATAAAAGT gtttacaaacaaaaaacagaAGTAGCCAAGAAAGAATATCTAAAAGCGCTGGCAGCATATAGAGCCAGCTTAGTATCCAAG GGCGGAGAACAAGAAAATCAAATAATGTATAATCACAGCAATGCAAATGCTAACTATGGAACTTACTATCAAGGCCAACAATATGGTAACGGACATGCTCCACAAGCTTATGCACCAAATACAACTCCACAAGGCTACACACCTCAGAGTTTTCCGGGAGGTCAGCCTCCGCCTTCGTACGCTGGAGCGCCACCTCAAGGATATCCTACAAATGCGCAACCATCACCTCAAGGCTATCAGGCAAATATGGGACATAACCCTCAAAACTATCAG GGAGTCCCAGGGCAATCGCCTCAAGGCTATCAAGTAAATCCTGCAAACCCAAACCAATCATGTCAACCTAATATGGCACAGTCACCAAGAAGCTATCAGCCAGCACAATCTCCAAACTATGCTGCAAATTCAGGATTGTCACCACCAGCCTATAGACAAGTTCAGTCTCAATCACCACCCGTGCAATCTGTACATGCTGCCATGCAGTACCATCACTCCCAACAG ATGCAGCAAGCTCACCAAGTTCAGCAATATCAGCAACAACAATCCAATCAACACCAACAACAACCCCAAATGCAACATCAGCAACAAGCTCAGCAACCACTTCAACATCAGCAAACGTCACAGCAACAGCAAAACCAACAGCAGACTCAACACCATCAACAGTCACAACCACTTCAGCAAACGCAACAACAAAATCAGAATTCTGGGTTAAAAAGCGAACAGCCTTCCAATAACAAGGCTAATTCAAATTCTGGAATGCCCCACCAGTCTCCAGAg cAAAATGAAAATGGAAGTACACCATCATGTATACGCCAAGGCTGTACTAATCCTGCCATTTCTAATAGTGAATGGGAGGATGAATATTGCTCCAATGAATGTGTTGTTAGTCATTGCAG gGACGTCTTCAGCTCATGGGTCGCATCAAACACCAATAATCAAATGCAAAACTTTTCTGCTGTCAAGTGA
- the LOC124533483 gene encoding TOX high mobility group box family member 3-like isoform X5 yields the protein MRPESLESSLSICRNTKTFHTPSFGDEEFDIPLIHGQHAASAGGQNSHIQYSQLHHSAPQVGMMNPAQDGLAPPGGAPSYQQPLYLQEPHTPVTSHSNAAAPAGNYMIQQQPGGQQQLLMLQPTQVMSGPPTPSTPTQPGPVYGSPQRASPPGTTSDDSDDSVPSHHSQLPGDAESLLPIHYCSASRQQQTTLHQIGVSNMGVKRSSPEPMDNGVTRGQMQKKPKVQKKKKKRDPNEPQKPVSAYALFFRDTQAAIKGQNPNASFGEVSKIVASMWDGLDSEHKSVYKQKTEVAKKEYLKALAAYRASLVSKGGEQENQIMYNHSNANANYGTYYQGQQYGNGHAPQAYAPNTTPQGYTPQSFPGGQPPPSYAGAPPQGYPTNAQPSPQGYQANMGHNPQNYQGVPGQSPQGYQVNPANPNQSCQPNMAQSPRSYQPAQSPNYAANSGLSPPAYRQVQSQSPPVQSVHAAMQYHHSQQMQQAHQVQQYQQQQSNQHQQQPQMQHQQQAQQPLQHQQTSQQQQNQQQTQHHQQSQPLQQTQQQNQNSGLKSEQPSNNKANSNSGMPHQSPEQNENGSTPSCIRQGCTNPAISNSEWEDEYCSNECVVSHCRDVFSSWVASNTNNQMQNFSAVK from the exons ATG aGACCAGAAAGCCTGGAGTCGTCCCTGTCCATCTGTCGCAACACAAAG ACTTTTCATACGCCATCTTTCGGAGACGAAGAGTTTGATATTCCGTTGATCCACGGACAGCATGCTGCCAGTGCCGGGGGCCAAAACTCGCACATACAATACTCCCAACTTCACCACTCTGCGCCTCAG GTTGGTATGATGAACCCGGCTCAAGATGGATTAGCTCCGCCGGGTGGTGCTCCTTCATATCAACAACCATTATACTTACAAGAACCACATACGCCTGTCACATCTCACAG TAACGCTGCTGCCCCAGCAGGTAATTATATGATCCAGCAACAGCCTGGTGGTCAACAACAGTTGCTCATGCTTCAACCAACTCAAGTTATGAGTGGTCCACCAACACCAAGCACTCCAACCCAGCCTGGACCAGTTTATGGATCACCACAGAGAGCCTCACCACCAGGGACTACAAGTGATGACTCCGATGATAGTGTGCCTTCACATCATTctcaa TTGCCTGGTGATGCGGAAAGCCTTCTGCCTATCCATTATTGCTCAGCGAGCCGGCAGCAACAAACTACGCTTCATCAG ATTGGTGTTAGCAACATGGGTGTTAAAAGATCCTCACCAGAGCCAATGGATAATGGAGTAACCCGTGGACAAATGCAGAAAAAGCCTAAAGtgcagaaaaagaaaaaaaagagagATCCAAATGAACCACAAAA ACCTGTATCGGCATATGCTCTATTTTTCCGAGACACACAAGCAGCTATAAAAGGACAAAACCCAAATGCAAGTTTTGGTGAAGTTTCTAAAATTGTTGCATCCATGTGGGATGGCTTAGACTCTGAGCATAAAAGT gtttacaaacaaaaaacagaAGTAGCCAAGAAAGAATATCTAAAAGCGCTGGCAGCATATAGAGCCAGCTTAGTATCCAAG GGCGGAGAACAAGAAAATCAAATAATGTATAATCACAGCAATGCAAATGCTAACTATGGAACTTACTATCAAGGCCAACAATATGGTAACGGACATGCTCCACAAGCTTATGCACCAAATACAACTCCACAAGGCTACACACCTCAGAGTTTTCCGGGAGGTCAGCCTCCGCCTTCGTACGCTGGAGCGCCACCTCAAGGATATCCTACAAATGCGCAACCATCACCTCAAGGCTATCAGGCAAATATGGGACATAACCCTCAAAACTATCAG GGAGTCCCAGGGCAATCGCCTCAAGGCTATCAAGTAAATCCTGCAAACCCAAACCAATCATGTCAACCTAATATGGCACAGTCACCAAGAAGCTATCAGCCAGCACAATCTCCAAACTATGCTGCAAATTCAGGATTGTCACCACCAGCCTATAGACAAGTTCAGTCTCAATCACCACCCGTGCAATCTGTACATGCTGCCATGCAGTACCATCACTCCCAACAG ATGCAGCAAGCTCACCAAGTTCAGCAATATCAGCAACAACAATCCAATCAACACCAACAACAACCCCAAATGCAACATCAGCAACAAGCTCAGCAACCACTTCAACATCAGCAAACGTCACAGCAACAGCAAAACCAACAGCAGACTCAACACCATCAACAGTCACAACCACTTCAGCAAACGCAACAACAAAATCAGAATTCTGGGTTAAAAAGCGAACAGCCTTCCAATAACAAGGCTAATTCAAATTCTGGAATGCCCCACCAGTCTCCAGAg cAAAATGAAAATGGAAGTACACCATCATGTATACGCCAAGGCTGTACTAATCCTGCCATTTCTAATAGTGAATGGGAGGATGAATATTGCTCCAATGAATGTGTTGTTAGTCATTGCAG gGACGTCTTCAGCTCATGGGTCGCATCAAACACCAATAATCAAATGCAAAACTTTTCTGCTGTCAAGTGA
- the LOC124533483 gene encoding TOX high mobility group box family member 3-like isoform X7, translating into MEPTQVTSDDHDRSYKIYNMYKRPESLESSLSICRNTKASVYAMNDQTFHTPSFGDEEFDIPLIHGQHAASAGGQNSHIQYSQLHHSAPQVGMMNPAQDGLAPPGGAPSYQQPLYLQEPHTPVTSHSNAAAPAGNYMIQQQPGGQQQLLMLQPTQVMSGPPTPSTPTQPGPVYGSPQRASPPGTTSDDSDDSVPSHHSQLPGDAESLLPIHYCSASRQQQTTLHQIGVSNMGVKRSSPEPMDNGVTRGQMQKKPKVQKKKKKRDPNEPQKPVSAYALFFRDTQAAIKGQNPNASFGEVSKIVASMWDGLDSEHKSVYKQKTEVAKKEYLKALAAYRASLVSKGGEQENQIMYNHSNANANYGTYYQGQQYGNGHAPQAYAPNTTPQGYTPQSFPGGQPPPSYAGAPPQGYPTNAQPSPQGYQANMGHNPQNYQGVPGQSPQGYQVNPANPNQSCQPNMAQSPRSYQPAQSPNYAANSGLSPPAYRQVQSQSPPVQSVHAAMQYHHSQQMQQAHQVQQYQQQQSNQHQQQPQMQHQQQAQQPLQHQQTSQQQQNQQQTQHHQQSQPLQQTQQQNQNSGLKSEQPSNNKANSNSGMPHQSPEGRLQLMGRIKHQ; encoded by the exons ATGGAACCTACTCAGGTCACCTCGGACGATCATGATAGATCGTATAAAATCTACAATATGTACAAg aGACCAGAAAGCCTGGAGTCGTCCCTGTCCATCTGTCGCAACACAAAGGCAAGTGTGTACGCTATGAATGATCAG ACTTTTCATACGCCATCTTTCGGAGACGAAGAGTTTGATATTCCGTTGATCCACGGACAGCATGCTGCCAGTGCCGGGGGCCAAAACTCGCACATACAATACTCCCAACTTCACCACTCTGCGCCTCAG GTTGGTATGATGAACCCGGCTCAAGATGGATTAGCTCCGCCGGGTGGTGCTCCTTCATATCAACAACCATTATACTTACAAGAACCACATACGCCTGTCACATCTCACAG TAACGCTGCTGCCCCAGCAGGTAATTATATGATCCAGCAACAGCCTGGTGGTCAACAACAGTTGCTCATGCTTCAACCAACTCAAGTTATGAGTGGTCCACCAACACCAAGCACTCCAACCCAGCCTGGACCAGTTTATGGATCACCACAGAGAGCCTCACCACCAGGGACTACAAGTGATGACTCCGATGATAGTGTGCCTTCACATCATTctcaa TTGCCTGGTGATGCGGAAAGCCTTCTGCCTATCCATTATTGCTCAGCGAGCCGGCAGCAACAAACTACGCTTCATCAG ATTGGTGTTAGCAACATGGGTGTTAAAAGATCCTCACCAGAGCCAATGGATAATGGAGTAACCCGTGGACAAATGCAGAAAAAGCCTAAAGtgcagaaaaagaaaaaaaagagagATCCAAATGAACCACAAAA ACCTGTATCGGCATATGCTCTATTTTTCCGAGACACACAAGCAGCTATAAAAGGACAAAACCCAAATGCAAGTTTTGGTGAAGTTTCTAAAATTGTTGCATCCATGTGGGATGGCTTAGACTCTGAGCATAAAAGT gtttacaaacaaaaaacagaAGTAGCCAAGAAAGAATATCTAAAAGCGCTGGCAGCATATAGAGCCAGCTTAGTATCCAAG GGCGGAGAACAAGAAAATCAAATAATGTATAATCACAGCAATGCAAATGCTAACTATGGAACTTACTATCAAGGCCAACAATATGGTAACGGACATGCTCCACAAGCTTATGCACCAAATACAACTCCACAAGGCTACACACCTCAGAGTTTTCCGGGAGGTCAGCCTCCGCCTTCGTACGCTGGAGCGCCACCTCAAGGATATCCTACAAATGCGCAACCATCACCTCAAGGCTATCAGGCAAATATGGGACATAACCCTCAAAACTATCAG GGAGTCCCAGGGCAATCGCCTCAAGGCTATCAAGTAAATCCTGCAAACCCAAACCAATCATGTCAACCTAATATGGCACAGTCACCAAGAAGCTATCAGCCAGCACAATCTCCAAACTATGCTGCAAATTCAGGATTGTCACCACCAGCCTATAGACAAGTTCAGTCTCAATCACCACCCGTGCAATCTGTACATGCTGCCATGCAGTACCATCACTCCCAACAG ATGCAGCAAGCTCACCAAGTTCAGCAATATCAGCAACAACAATCCAATCAACACCAACAACAACCCCAAATGCAACATCAGCAACAAGCTCAGCAACCACTTCAACATCAGCAAACGTCACAGCAACAGCAAAACCAACAGCAGACTCAACACCATCAACAGTCACAACCACTTCAGCAAACGCAACAACAAAATCAGAATTCTGGGTTAAAAAGCGAACAGCCTTCCAATAACAAGGCTAATTCAAATTCTGGAATGCCCCACCAGTCTCCAGAg gGACGTCTTCAGCTCATGGGTCGCATCAAACACCAATAA